CCCCCCATGCAGGATGTCCCTGGCATATACCGGCATCAGTACGACATAAGACGCGCCCATGAGACTGATGACGCTAAGCAGGAATAATATGAGCCTAATGGGCACGAAGCCGAACGCGTACATGAACCCCTCTTTAATGTCTTCCATCAGGCGCGCAGGGCCCTTATTTGCCGCCGGGCGCTCATTGATCTTCATCGCTAAAAGCGAAGCTATAACGGCAAAAAAACTTATTCCGTTCAGAAGAAAACATGGACCCTCGCCTATCATCGCAACCACTATCCCCGCCAAAGACGGGCCGATGAGCCGGGCCGCGTTGAACATGAGGGAATTGAGCGCAATCGCGTTGGAAAGATTCTCCTTCTTCTCCACCATCTCCACTATAAAAGACTGGCGGGCGGGCATGTCGAGAGAGTTGACGCATCCGAGGAATATCCCGAGGGCTATGATATGCCAGACCTCTACAACACCTGTAAGCGTAAGGACGGCCAGGGTGAACGCCTGGACCATCGAAAGCGTCTGAGTTACGATGAGGGTCTTGTGGCGATCCCACCTGTCGGCCATTACGCCGGTTATGGGGCTCAGGAGAAACGCGGGTATCTGGCTTGAGAATCCTACTATACCCAGGAGGAATACCGAATTGGTCATGCGATAGACGAGCCAGCTCATCGCTATCATTTCCATCCACGTCCCTATAAGAGATATAAGCTGGCCCGCGAAAAACAACCTGAAGTTCCTGTAATCCAGGGTCCGGAAAACAACCTTTACATTATCGCTTATTTTAAAAGGCATATTAATTAAGTCCTGTCGCTATTCCTCGGAGAGACCCTTATGGCGCGCGCGGGACGCACCGGACACTTGGCCTGGCATATCCCGCAGCCGACGCACAGGTCCTCGGAGACATACGGTTTACTGACGACGCTCGCCCCGGAAGGCTCTTTCTTAAGTTTGATCGCCTTCTGCGCCACAGGGCAGAATTCTTCGCACACGATGCATTCTTTGCCCTCCGCCCACGGAATGCATATAGAGCGGTCGATCTCTGCCGTCCCTAACCTGACGAGGCGTTTCTTTTCCACGGTAAGCGGCGGGATGGCGCCCGTCGGGCATGTATTGCCGCACAGGGTGCACTGGTATTCGCAGTACCCCATCTCCGGGACGAGTTCCGGCGTCCAGATACCTTCGACGCCTGCCTTCAGTAATACGGGCTGGAGGCCGTTCGTTATGCATACCTTCATGCAATTGCCGCAGCGGATGCACCTGTCGAGAAACTCCTCCTCTTTAAGAGCTGCCGGAGGCCTTATGACATTGGAGTACGAGGGCCTGAGCCTCTTTCCAAACCGGAACCCCGTCAGGAATACGGACGATAAGGCCAGCGCCATGAATTGCCTGCGCGATATGCCGCTGCCGGGCGCATTATCTTGCGGCTTCGGATCCTCCGCGCCGCCCGGGCCGGAAAAGCCAAAACGCGTAATATGTTTGGGGCAGTTATATACGCAATCCATGCAAAGGATGCATTCACCTTTAACATAACTCGTGTCTTCCTTTATCGCGCCCATCCTGCAATCTGCCCTACATATACCGCATTCGACGCAGCCCTTCACCGTCCTGCCGAGGAGCGCGAAGCGCGCGAAGAGAGCGTATAACGCGCCGAGCGGACAGACCGAGCGGCACCACAGCCTGCGTTTCAATAGCGCCAGGGCGCAGATAACTATAAAGAATAAAAATATAAGGGCCGAATGCGAAAAGTAATATACCTTGATCCCGAGCACTGTCCCTTTTAGCGAGCGGTAAAGGTCCTGGACATATCCATGCATGCCCAGATTTCTTATCAGGATAACGAACAGCGAATTTAAAGTGAGCGTCACCGTCGGGATCAGGTTCAGCGATACGAACCTCGCCATAATGACTATCGGATCGAGTATCCAGGCCAGCTGCAATCCCGCGGCCGCAAAAAAACCTATTATCCCAAGGATAAAAAATTTCGGTTTTCTGACGACGGTGTTGGCCTTGTCGTTTTCCGGCTTCTTGAGGCTCTCGCGCGCTCCGGCAATATCTATGGCCGCCCCTAAAGGGCATACCCATCCGCAGAAGAACCTTCCAAAGACCAGAGTAAGTACGAGCATGGCGAATGACGCGGCAAGCCCCGGGAGGAGCACCCTTTCGCTGACCGAGGTCGTAATGATAACGAGCGGATCTATCCTGAAGAACGCGCTCGGAGAGACCGCTGCCTTAAGCGGATAGGTGGTCGACCACAGGATATAGATGAAGAGCGTCAGGAACGCCGCCTGGGATATCCTCCTTAATATTACAAGCTTCTTCATGTTTATCTTATACCTCGATATATTTCCTGGACGCCTTCTCTATATCAATACTGCCGAATTTTCGTTCAGCGGCCACGGCTATATTCGGTATCGACAACGGGTCCGTATTCACTATGGTGCAGGCGTACGTATCCGCGAGCGTTGTGTCAGTAGAGGCGATCACCGTCCTGGCGGGCATCACATCCTTAAGGTTCCCGCCCGTTGGGCCGTTACGCAGCAGGACCCTGTACGCGTCTATTATGTTCAGGTCGGGATTCATGAAGTAAGCCAGGTCGACGAGCTTTTCTCCGATATCGCGGTGGATGAGCCCCCTGTTGCCGCCGCACACCCCCATGAGGTTCTTCATAGAAAGGGTAAGGCCGGCCAGGCCGTGATGTTTCAATACCGGACAGTTTATGAATGTATCGCATTCCACCGCGTCGCGTATCATGGGCCATTTTTCCATCGGGCTGTCGTAATCGAAACGCGCCGCGATCGTATCCCAGTCGTCGGTAAAGAATACGTCCGCTCCTTTTTCTTTCGCGGCCTTTTCTATGCCGCTATTGGCGTAACAGCGCCTCGCGTCGTTGCAGGTAACGTCGAAGACTTTCACCTTCTTCGCGCCCGCCTTAAAAGAGAGCTCCACGAGCGCGGCGACGACCAGGGGATTGGTATTCGCGGCCTGTTCCGGCGTCCGGTCCCAGCCTATATTCGGTTTGACGACCACTACGCTGTTCTTCCTGACGAACCTCTCCATGCCTCCCATAGCCTCTACGGCCTTCACCGTCAGAAGATAAGGGTCATCCCCTTTAGCGATGACAAGGTCATAGTCGCCCTTTATGCCCTTCCTGGGCCTGCCGTTAAATTTAGCGCTGTCCGCGGCGGCGGCCGTCTCTTTATTTAAAAGGCCGGCGAACGGCAACAGCGCCAGAAAAGCCAGAGCTATTTTTATGAAACTCTTCCGCGAGACCTTCCTGTTAAGAAACGATTCCATATGAAGCCCTCCAAATAAAGGCTCTGTTTTTTCATTTATATGGGCGAAATCCCGCCCCGGGTATCCGTCACTTAAAGACTGCTGATTTGAATCGGCGGGACGATTTTTAAGCTCTTCCATAGACGATCCTTTTTTTGCCGATAAATTCCGCGGCCCATGCCACCCAGACGCTCACTTCGTAAAGAAGGACCATCGGGAGAGCCATGGCCGTCATATTGAATATGTCGACCGTGGGTGTTATGACCGCGGCGACTATTGTTATTACGACCAGCGCATACTTGAAATTTTTCCTGAGTATCCTGGCGTTTATTATCCCTACGCGCGTCAGGAAAAAACTTAATACCGGCATTTGGAATACCAGTCCGCAGGCAAGCACCATACCCGTTACAAAAGAGATGTACCTGGCAGCCGATATGACGGGCACGAGGTCTTCGGCGCCTATGCTCAGGAGAAATTTAAGCGCGTTCGGAAGGAGGATATAATACGAGAAGAGACAGCCTGCCAGAAAAGAGGCTGATACGAAGATTATGAAGTAAAAGGCGTACCTCTTAAAATCGTCGCCTATGGCCGGGACCGCAAAGGCCCATATCTGGTGGACGATCACGGGAAAAGAGAACAGAAATCCCGCGGAGAAACTGACCCTCATATAGACGAGGAAAGCCTCTTCGGGGCTGAAGAACGCGAGGCGGTCGATAACTCCGGAAGCCGGGGCCTTCAGGAAGGCGAATATCGGCTGAGCGAAGGGAACGCTCGCTATCGTCGCGATGATGACGGCGGCCGCGGAGATTATTATCCTTTTCCTAAGTTCGCCGAGATGCTCTAAAACCGTAGACTTGCTCTCCATGACAAAATTTACTTTTTATCCTGCTGTTGATCGTCGGACGCGCCGTCCTTGAGCGACTTCTTGAACTCTTTTATCGTTTGTCCCAGCGCCCTGCCTACCTCCGGTAATTTGCTGGCTCCGAATATCAGAAGGCATATCAATAATATCACCAGCAGTTCCTGCATCCCTATTCCGAATATCCTCATCTTACCCTCCTTTTAAGCGAAACACGCGCCAATTCAAAAGTAAAAACGAATTATTCTTCGAGCGAGGCACCAGAGGTGCCAAGTCTAGAAGATCCTTACGTAGGAAGTTCTCGACTCGCCCATCCTAAACACCTGCTCGCTCGAACAATAAGGCTCACTAAAACAATAAGGCTCGCTCGAAACATATTGAATCCAATCTCGCAGGTTATTAGCTCACTTTTCCTGCAACACCTGTATAAACGCGTCCACGATTTTAGGATTAAACTGCGAACCGCTGTTCGCCCTTAACTGCTCTATCCCTTCTTCCTTAGTCAGGTTCTTCTCGTAACCTCTGTCGGAAGTCATCGCATCATAAGAATCAGCCGCCGACACGATCGCCGCCAGTATATCTATGTGTTCGCCGTCGAGCTTGTCCGGATATCCCTTGCCGTCATAACGCTCGTGGTGCTCCCTGACCACATCCAGGACCTCTTTATTAATAGCGACCGGCTTCAGGATATTTTCGCCTATGACCGGATGTTTCATTATTATGCCGCGTTCTTCGTCGGTCAACTTCACTTTCTTGTTCAATATGACCTCCTTGACGCCCAGTTTCCCTATGTCATGCAGGAGCGCTCCCTCTCTCAGGATGTCTATCTTATCCTGCGGCAATCCCATTTTGCGGGCGATGCTGACCGCGTATTCGGATACCCTTTCCGAATGACCCTTCGTATAAGGGTCCCTCGCCTCCAGGATGCGGATGAGGGACTGCATCACGCTGTAGAAATATTCCAGGACCTTCTTCCTGGATCCCTGCAGGTTCGCGGCCATATGGTTAAAGGAGCGCGTCAACTCGTCTATCTCATCGTCCCCCTTTACCTTTACGCGGTACTTCAGGTCCCCTTTGGCTATGTGGCGCGTCCCTTCCACCAGCATCCTGATCTTCCTTGTGGCCATCCCGGAAACAAGCATACCGAAAAGAACGGAAAGGACCAGCCCCAGCAGCAGGACAAAGATGGAGCGTCTGTTCACCTCGCCCTGCATCGCGTGAACGTCGTGGGCAGCTATGTCTATTCCAAGGATGGCTGCTGTCT
This sequence is a window from Candidatus Omnitrophota bacterium. Protein-coding genes within it:
- the tatC gene encoding twin-arginine translocase subunit TatC; this translates as MESKSTVLEHLGELRKRIIISAAAVIIATIASVPFAQPIFAFLKAPASGVIDRLAFFSPEEAFLVYMRVSFSAGFLFSFPVIVHQIWAFAVPAIGDDFKRYAFYFIIFVSASFLAGCLFSYYILLPNALKFLLSIGAEDLVPVISAARYISFVTGMVLACGLVFQMPVLSFFLTRVGIINARILRKNFKYALVVITIVAAVITPTVDIFNMTAMALPMVLLYEVSVWVAWAAEFIGKKRIVYGRA
- a CDS encoding MFS transporter — encoded protein: MPFKISDNVKVVFRTLDYRNFRLFFAGQLISLIGTWMEMIAMSWLVYRMTNSVFLLGIVGFSSQIPAFLLSPITGVMADRWDRHKTLIVTQTLSMVQAFTLAVLTLTGVVEVWHIIALGIFLGCVNSLDMPARQSFIVEMVEKKENLSNAIALNSLMFNAARLIGPSLAGIVVAMIGEGPCFLLNGISFFAVIASLLAMKINERPAANKGPARLMEDIKEGFMYAFGFVPIRLILFLLSVISLMGASYVVLMPVYARDILHGGPEAFGFLMSAAGIGAMAATIYLASRKSVLGLGRMMPIYSSIFAGALILFSMSRVLWLSLVLMVFIGYGFMAHMAASNTILQTIVDDDKRGRVMSLYVMSFIGVAPVGSLLAGSLASTIGVTWTLIIGGVTCIGASIYFAGKLPLIRQHIHPIYRKIGIIKEVASGIGAATGMSVPPED
- a CDS encoding 4Fe-4S binding protein, translated to MKKLVILRRISQAAFLTLFIYILWSTTYPLKAAVSPSAFFRIDPLVIITTSVSERVLLPGLAASFAMLVLTLVFGRFFCGWVCPLGAAIDIAGARESLKKPENDKANTVVRKPKFFILGIIGFFAAAGLQLAWILDPIVIMARFVSLNLIPTVTLTLNSLFVILIRNLGMHGYVQDLYRSLKGTVLGIKVYYFSHSALIFLFFIVICALALLKRRLWCRSVCPLGALYALFARFALLGRTVKGCVECGICRADCRMGAIKEDTSYVKGECILCMDCVYNCPKHITRFGFSGPGGAEDPKPQDNAPGSGISRRQFMALALSSVFLTGFRFGKRLRPSYSNVIRPPAALKEEEFLDRCIRCGNCMKVCITNGLQPVLLKAGVEGIWTPELVPEMGYCEYQCTLCGNTCPTGAIPPLTVEKKRLVRLGTAEIDRSICIPWAEGKECIVCEEFCPVAQKAIKLKKEPSGASVVSKPYVSEDLCVGCGICQAKCPVRPARAIRVSPRNSDRT
- the tatA gene encoding twin-arginine translocase TatA/TatE family subunit; protein product: MRIFGIGMQELLVILLICLLIFGASKLPEVGRALGQTIKEFKKSLKDGASDDQQQDKK
- a CDS encoding HD domain-containing phosphohydrolase, with the protein product MITKRLFLFLRSFRVKIALAMIILMLLSGMVGNFLVYQYAMRAKLDEAREELMMVAQAMALDVDADTILKIPLSEEGMETPQYRSVADKLSRIKEIFPDIIYIYILSRTGQEGIYEFVVDLKSGSRAGVKPPAKPGDKYDGSRFPELSKAFSAPSADKELVTDEWGVFLSGYAPIRGRDNKTAAILGIDIAAHDVHAMQGEVNRRSIFVLLLGLVLSVLFGMLVSGMATRKIRMLVEGTRHIAKGDLKYRVKVKGDDEIDELTRSFNHMAANLQGSRKKVLEYFYSVMQSLIRILEARDPYTKGHSERVSEYAVSIARKMGLPQDKIDILREGALLHDIGKLGVKEVILNKKVKLTDEERGIIMKHPVIGENILKPVAINKEVLDVVREHHERYDGKGYPDKLDGEHIDILAAIVSAADSYDAMTSDRGYEKNLTKEEGIEQLRANSGSQFNPKIVDAFIQVLQEK
- a CDS encoding DUF362 domain-containing protein, yielding MESFLNRKVSRKSFIKIALAFLALLPFAGLLNKETAAAADSAKFNGRPRKGIKGDYDLVIAKGDDPYLLTVKAVEAMGGMERFVRKNSVVVVKPNIGWDRTPEQAANTNPLVVAALVELSFKAGAKKVKVFDVTCNDARRCYANSGIEKAAKEKGADVFFTDDWDTIAARFDYDSPMEKWPMIRDAVECDTFINCPVLKHHGLAGLTLSMKNLMGVCGGNRGLIHRDIGEKLVDLAYFMNPDLNIIDAYRVLLRNGPTGGNLKDVMPARTVIASTDTTLADTYACTIVNTDPLSIPNIAVAAERKFGSIDIEKASRKYIEV